The Streptomyces sp. Alt3 genome has a segment encoding these proteins:
- a CDS encoding GTPase Era, which produces MGAMSARPNTEAAAQQAENTAPHRAGFACFVGRPNAGKSTLTNALVGQKVAITSNRPQTTRHTVRGIVHRDDAQLILVDTPGLHKPRTLLGERLNDVVRTTWAEVDVIGFCLPADQKLGPGDKFIVKELAGIKKTPKIAIITKTDLVEPKALAEQLLAVSALADELGFEWAEIIPVSAVKAEQEAGRTPSDKGGGGRGAGQVDLLADLIAPLLPESPPLYPEGDLTDEPEMVMVAELIREAALEGVRDELPHSIAVVVEEMLPREDRPADKPLLDIHANVYIERPSQKGIIIGPKGKRLKDVGTKSRKHIEALLGTPVFLDLHVKVAKDWQRDPKQLRKLGF; this is translated from the coding sequence ATGGGCGCCATGAGCGCTCGACCGAACACAGAAGCTGCTGCGCAGCAGGCTGAGAACACCGCCCCCCACCGGGCCGGCTTCGCCTGCTTCGTGGGCCGCCCCAACGCGGGCAAGTCCACCCTCACGAACGCTCTGGTCGGTCAGAAGGTGGCGATCACCTCCAACCGCCCCCAGACCACCCGGCACACGGTGCGGGGCATCGTGCACCGCGACGACGCCCAGCTGATCCTGGTGGACACGCCCGGCCTCCACAAGCCGCGCACACTGCTCGGGGAGCGGCTGAACGACGTCGTGCGGACCACCTGGGCCGAGGTCGACGTCATCGGTTTCTGCCTGCCCGCCGACCAGAAGCTCGGCCCCGGCGACAAGTTCATCGTCAAGGAACTCGCCGGGATCAAGAAGACCCCGAAGATCGCCATCATCACCAAGACCGACCTCGTCGAGCCCAAGGCGCTCGCCGAGCAGCTGCTCGCCGTCTCCGCGCTGGCCGACGAGCTCGGTTTCGAGTGGGCCGAGATCATCCCGGTCTCCGCGGTCAAGGCGGAGCAGGAGGCGGGACGCACTCCCTCGGACAAGGGTGGTGGCGGCCGAGGGGCAGGCCAGGTCGATCTGCTCGCCGACCTCATCGCTCCGCTGCTGCCCGAGAGCCCGCCGCTCTACCCGGAGGGCGACCTCACCGACGAGCCCGAGATGGTCATGGTCGCGGAGCTCATCCGCGAGGCCGCACTGGAAGGCGTACGGGACGAGCTGCCGCACTCCATCGCGGTCGTCGTCGAGGAGATGCTGCCCCGCGAGGACCGCCCGGCGGACAAGCCGCTGCTGGACATCCACGCGAACGTCTACATCGAGCGGCCCAGCCAGAAGGGCATCATCATCGGCCCGAAGGGGAAGCGGCTCAAGGACGTCGGCACGAAGTCGCGCAAGCACATCGAGGCGCTGCTCGGCACCCCGGTCTTCCTCGACCTGCACGTGAAGGTCGCCAAGGACTGGCAGCGCGACCCCAAGCAGCTGCGCAAGCTCGGATTCTGA
- a CDS encoding MmcQ/YjbR family DNA-binding protein translates to MKPRELRSFCLEFNASAEEFPFGPEASVFKVLGKMFALSALDSRPLTVSLKCDPDEALRLRKEHPAIVPGWHLNKRHWNTVTVSELPDRMVRELVEDSYDLVVAGLPKAERLRLDRP, encoded by the coding sequence ATGAAGCCCCGAGAACTGCGCTCGTTCTGCCTGGAGTTCAACGCGAGCGCGGAGGAGTTCCCCTTCGGGCCCGAGGCCTCCGTCTTCAAGGTCCTGGGAAAGATGTTCGCCCTCAGCGCGCTCGACTCCCGGCCGCTGACGGTCAGCCTCAAGTGCGACCCGGACGAGGCGCTGCGGCTCCGCAAGGAGCACCCCGCGATCGTCCCCGGCTGGCACCTCAACAAGCGGCACTGGAACACCGTGACCGTCTCCGAGCTCCCGGACAGGATGGTCCGGGAGCTCGTGGAGGACAGCTACGACCTGGTGGTGGCCGGACTCCCCAAGGCGGAACGCCTGCGCCTGGACCGGCCGTAG
- a CDS encoding M4 family metallopeptidase has translation MQPRPNNGLQPVFCTIVPPHVLDKLSQADDPLLADPARRTLEADGARRHHRRVTALAWTPQAARTSAAVPSKPHRTLYDCRHGTDLPGVKVRDEGDDPTQDASVNRAYAGLGATFDLLLTEYGRSSIDGKGLPLIGSVHYDEKYNNAFFDGEQMVFGDGDGEIFLDFTIAIDVIAHELAHGLTQYTANLAYEGQSGALNESVSDVFGSLVKQYSLGQSADQGDWLIGAGLLAPRVSGVALRSMKAPGTAYDDDVLGKDPQPASMDDYVDTDEDNGGVHINSGIPNRAFHLLATALGGNAWERAGRIWFDVLTGGELAQDASFTDFAKLTVKAAQQRFAEGDEAEAVLKAWSEVGVPTR, from the coding sequence ATGCAGCCTCGACCGAACAACGGGCTCCAGCCCGTCTTCTGCACCATCGTGCCGCCCCACGTCCTCGACAAGCTGTCCCAGGCCGACGACCCGCTCCTGGCCGATCCCGCACGTCGCACCCTGGAGGCCGACGGGGCCCGACGCCACCACCGGCGGGTGACCGCGCTCGCCTGGACACCCCAGGCGGCCCGCACCTCGGCCGCGGTCCCCAGCAAGCCCCACCGCACCCTGTACGACTGCCGTCACGGCACGGACCTGCCGGGCGTCAAGGTCCGTGACGAGGGCGATGACCCCACCCAGGACGCCAGCGTCAACCGTGCGTACGCGGGGCTCGGCGCCACCTTCGACCTGCTGCTCACGGAGTACGGCCGCAGCTCGATCGACGGCAAGGGCCTCCCGCTCATCGGCTCCGTGCACTACGACGAGAAGTACAACAACGCGTTCTTCGACGGCGAGCAGATGGTCTTCGGGGACGGCGACGGCGAGATCTTCCTCGACTTCACCATCGCGATCGACGTCATCGCGCACGAACTGGCCCACGGACTCACCCAGTACACCGCCAACCTGGCGTACGAGGGCCAGTCCGGCGCGCTCAACGAGTCGGTGTCCGACGTCTTCGGCTCCCTGGTCAAGCAGTACTCGCTGGGCCAGAGCGCGGACCAGGGCGACTGGCTGATCGGCGCGGGGCTGCTCGCCCCCCGGGTCAGCGGTGTCGCGCTGCGCTCGATGAAGGCTCCGGGCACGGCGTACGACGACGACGTTCTCGGCAAGGACCCGCAGCCCGCCTCGATGGACGACTACGTCGACACGGACGAGGACAACGGCGGGGTCCACATCAACTCCGGCATCCCCAACCGTGCCTTCCACCTGCTGGCCACGGCGCTCGGCGGCAACGCCTGGGAGCGGGCCGGACGGATCTGGTTCGACGTGCTGACCGGCGGTGAGCTGGCCCAGGACGCGTCCTTCACCGACTTCGCCAAACTCACCGTCAAGGCGGCGCAGCAGAGGTTCGCGGAGGGCGACGAGGCGGAAGCCGTCCTCAAGGCGTGGTCGGAGGTGGGTGTGCCGACCAGGTGA
- a CDS encoding PhoH family protein — protein sequence MTQSPTQQQATARISIPAAHPMVMLLGSGDSLLRVIETAFPAVDIHVRGNEISATGSATDVALIQRLFDEMVLVLRTGLPMTEDAVERSIAMLRASGNGNGEGAETPAEVLTQNILSSRGRTIRPKTLNQKRYVDAIDKHTIVFGIGPAGTGKTYLAMAKAVQALQSKQVSRIILTRPAVEAGERLGFLPGTLFDKIDPYLRPLYDALHDMLDPDSIPRLMAAGTIEVAPLAYMRGRTLNDAFIILDEAQNTSAEQMKMFLTRLGFDSKIVITGDVTQVDLPTGTKSGLRQVQEILDGVEDVHFSRLTSQDVVRHKLVGRIVDAYEKYDNAEGRTGRNGK from the coding sequence ATGACTCAGTCACCCACACAGCAGCAGGCGACGGCCCGGATCAGCATTCCGGCCGCGCACCCCATGGTGATGCTCCTGGGGTCGGGCGATTCGCTACTGCGCGTGATCGAAACGGCGTTCCCGGCCGTCGACATCCATGTCCGGGGCAACGAGATCAGCGCGACTGGAAGCGCGACGGACGTCGCCCTGATCCAGCGCCTGTTCGACGAGATGGTGCTGGTGCTGCGCACCGGTCTGCCGATGACGGAGGACGCTGTGGAACGCTCGATCGCCATGCTCAGGGCGAGCGGGAACGGCAACGGGGAGGGCGCGGAGACCCCCGCAGAGGTGCTCACCCAGAACATCCTCTCCAGCCGTGGCCGCACGATCCGCCCCAAGACGCTCAACCAGAAGCGGTACGTCGACGCGATCGACAAGCACACCATCGTCTTCGGTATCGGCCCCGCGGGCACCGGCAAGACCTACCTCGCCATGGCCAAGGCGGTCCAGGCCCTGCAGTCCAAGCAGGTCAGCCGGATCATCCTGACCAGGCCGGCCGTCGAGGCGGGGGAGCGGCTCGGCTTCCTGCCCGGCACGCTCTTCGACAAGATCGACCCGTATCTGCGCCCGCTCTACGACGCCCTGCACGACATGCTCGACCCCGACTCGATCCCCCGGCTCATGGCCGCGGGCACGATCGAGGTCGCACCGCTGGCCTACATGCGCGGTAGGACCCTGAACGACGCCTTCATCATCCTGGACGAGGCGCAGAACACCAGCGCCGAGCAGATGAAGATGTTCCTCACCCGTCTCGGCTTCGACTCGAAGATCGTCATCACCGGTGACGTCACCCAGGTCGACCTCCCGACCGGCACGAAGAGCGGTCTGCGGCAGGTCCAGGAGATCCTGGACGGCGTCGAGGACGTGCACTTCTCCCGGCTCACCTCCCAGGATGTCGTCCGGCACAAGCTCGTCGGCCGTATCGTCGACGCGTACGAGAAGTACGACAACGCAGAGGGCCGTACCGGCCGCAACGGGAAGTAG
- a CDS encoding cytidine deaminase yields MTDSIDLGPEDRKIVTLARSVRARNAVPEGAAVRDETGRTYAAGTVALESLKLSALQTAVAMAVAGGATSLEAAAVVSEAATASDADRAAVRDLGGPDTPVLLAGPDGALRSTVTAG; encoded by the coding sequence ATGACCGACAGCATCGACCTCGGCCCCGAGGACCGCAAGATCGTCACCCTGGCCCGCAGCGTCCGCGCCCGCAACGCCGTACCGGAGGGCGCGGCGGTACGGGACGAGACCGGACGCACGTACGCCGCCGGCACCGTGGCCCTGGAGTCGCTGAAGCTCAGCGCACTGCAGACCGCCGTCGCCATGGCGGTGGCCGGCGGCGCCACTTCCCTGGAGGCGGCGGCCGTCGTCTCCGAGGCCGCGACCGCCTCCGACGCCGACCGCGCCGCCGTCCGTGACCTGGGCGGTCCGGACACCCCCGTGCTGCTCGCGGGGCCCGACGGGGCGCTCCGGTCCACGGTGACCGCGGGCTGA
- the ybeY gene encoding rRNA maturation RNase YbeY, with product MSIDVNNESGTEVDEQAILDIARYALARMRIHPLSELSVIVVDTAAMEQLHIQWMDLPGPTDVMSFPMDELRPPAKDDEEPPQGLLGDIVLCPEVAKKQGEDAETQHSMDEELQLLTVHGVLHLLGYDHEEPDEKAAMFGLQAAIVDGWRGERGLTGPSPAPTVS from the coding sequence ATGTCGATCGACGTCAACAACGAGTCCGGAACCGAGGTCGACGAGCAGGCGATCCTCGACATCGCCCGCTACGCCCTCGCCCGGATGCGGATCCATCCGCTGTCCGAACTCTCGGTGATCGTGGTGGACACCGCAGCCATGGAGCAGCTCCACATCCAGTGGATGGACCTCCCGGGCCCGACGGATGTCATGTCCTTCCCGATGGACGAGCTCCGTCCCCCGGCGAAGGACGACGAGGAGCCCCCGCAGGGGCTCCTCGGTGACATCGTGCTCTGCCCCGAGGTCGCCAAGAAGCAGGGCGAGGACGCCGAGACGCAGCACTCGATGGACGAGGAGCTCCAGCTCCTCACCGTCCACGGGGTGCTGCACCTCCTCGGGTACGACCACGAGGAGCCGGACGAGAAGGCCGCGATGTTCGGTCTCCAGGCGGCGATCGTCGACGGCTGGCGCGGCGAGCGCGGGCTGACCGGGCCGTCCCCCGCCCCCACCGTCTCGTGA
- the leuA gene encoding 2-isopropylmalate synthase, translating to MTAVNPPAHTDAVTTPVGGPTPVTNAKQLQKPSGMPVHKYRGYEAVDIADRTWPDNRVTVAPRWLSTDLRDGNQALIDPMSPARKREMFDLLVRMGYKEIEVGFPSSGETDFAFVRSIIEEGAIPEDVTISVLTQAREELIERTVESLRGAHRATVHLYNATAPTFRRVVFRGSKEEVKQIAVDGTRLVMEYADKILGDETIFGYQYSPEIFTDTELDFALEVCEAVCDVWQPEEGREIILNLPATVERSTPSTHADRFEWMSRNLTRRPYVCLSVHPHNDRGTAVAAAELAIMAGADRIEGCLFGQGERTGNVDLVTLGMNLFSQGVDPQIDFSQIDEIRRTSEYCNQMEVHPRHPYAGDLVYTAFSGSHQDAIKKGFDAMEADAAARGVTVDDIEWAVPYLPIDPKDVGRSYEAVIRVNSQSGKGGIAYVLKNDHKLDLPRRMQIEFSRIIQAKTDAEGGEVTPTQIWSTFRDEYLPSPENAWGRVQIRSGQTTTGSDGQDTITVEATVDGTDTVLTGTGNGPISAFFEALQAIGIDARLLDYTEHTMSEGASAQAASYIECAIDGKVLWGIGIDANTTRASLKAVVSAVNRATR from the coding sequence ATGACCGCAGTGAATCCCCCCGCGCACACCGATGCCGTCACCACCCCCGTCGGTGGCCCCACTCCGGTGACCAACGCGAAGCAGCTGCAGAAGCCGTCCGGGATGCCGGTCCACAAGTACCGCGGCTACGAGGCCGTCGACATCGCGGACCGCACGTGGCCGGACAACCGCGTCACCGTGGCGCCCCGCTGGCTGTCCACGGACCTGCGTGACGGCAACCAGGCCCTGATCGACCCGATGTCACCGGCCCGCAAGCGCGAGATGTTCGACCTGCTCGTACGCATGGGCTACAAGGAGATCGAGGTCGGCTTCCCGTCCTCCGGCGAGACCGACTTCGCGTTCGTACGCTCGATCATCGAAGAGGGCGCGATCCCCGAGGACGTGACGATCTCCGTCCTGACGCAGGCCCGTGAGGAACTGATCGAGCGCACCGTCGAGTCGCTGCGCGGAGCCCACCGGGCCACCGTCCACCTGTACAACGCCACCGCCCCCACCTTCCGCCGCGTGGTCTTCCGCGGCTCGAAGGAGGAGGTCAAGCAGATCGCCGTGGACGGCACCCGGCTGGTCATGGAGTACGCCGACAAGATCCTGGGCGACGAGACGATCTTCGGCTACCAGTACAGCCCGGAGATCTTCACCGACACCGAGCTGGACTTCGCCCTGGAGGTCTGCGAGGCCGTCTGCGACGTCTGGCAGCCCGAGGAGGGACGCGAGATCATCCTCAACCTGCCCGCCACGGTGGAGCGTTCGACGCCCTCCACCCACGCGGACCGGTTCGAGTGGATGTCCCGCAACCTGACCCGCCGCCCGTACGTCTGCCTGTCGGTCCACCCGCACAACGACCGCGGCACCGCCGTCGCCGCCGCCGAACTGGCGATCATGGCGGGCGCCGACCGCATCGAGGGCTGCCTGTTCGGCCAGGGCGAGCGCACCGGCAACGTCGACCTGGTCACCCTGGGCATGAACCTGTTCTCCCAGGGCGTCGACCCGCAGATCGACTTCTCGCAGATCGACGAGATCCGCCGCACCAGCGAGTACTGCAACCAGATGGAGGTCCACCCGCGCCACCCCTACGCGGGCGACCTGGTCTACACCGCCTTCTCCGGCTCCCACCAGGACGCCATCAAGAAGGGCTTCGACGCCATGGAGGCCGATGCGGCCGCCCGGGGCGTGACCGTCGACGACATCGAGTGGGCGGTGCCGTACCTGCCGATCGACCCGAAGGACGTCGGCCGCTCCTACGAGGCCGTCATCCGGGTCAACTCGCAGTCCGGCAAGGGCGGGATCGCCTACGTCCTGAAGAACGACCACAAGCTGGACCTGCCGCGCCGGATGCAGATCGAATTCTCCCGGATCATTCAGGCCAAGACCGACGCCGAGGGCGGCGAGGTCACGCCGACCCAGATCTGGTCGACCTTCCGGGACGAGTACCTGCCGAGCCCCGAGAACGCCTGGGGCCGCGTGCAGATCCGTTCCGGTCAGACGACCACCGGGAGCGACGGCCAGGACACCATCACCGTCGAGGCCACCGTCGACGGCACGGACACGGTGCTGACCGGCACGGGCAACGGCCCGATCTCCGCGTTCTTCGAAGCGCTGCAGGCCATCGGCATCGACGCCCGTCTGCTGGACTACACCGAGCACACGATGAGCGAGGGCGCGAGCGCCCAGGCCGCCTCCTACATCGAGTGCGCGATCGACGGCAAGGTGCTGTGGGGCATCGGTATCGACGCCAACACCACGCGTGCCTCGCTCAAGGCGGTCGTCTCCGCGGTCAACCGCGCGACCCGCTGA
- a CDS encoding MFS transporter, which translates to MAIESPTPVSVGPADPLVPAPPRLSGRARLVLFVLCAAQFMVALDFSVLNVALPVLGEDLGLSRSGLQWAVTAFALPSGGFLLLFGRIADLFGRRRLFLAGLAVFGLSSLLATLAWDPVPFLAGRALQGLGAAVIVPAGMSLLTTTFPEGPLRDRALGINGTVLALGFTVGMVAGGVLTDTLGWRSTMALLTGAALIVFVLAPKVLTESRPPGRPKLDVPGAVTVTGGLLALIHSLSTAAVRGFGGADVRITLVLGVALLAAFVVVESRAAAPLVSLPMLRRRTVAFGNLGGLVTFSMMSTVVFVLTLYLQDLLGLSALGTGLVFGVQGLASAVAGVYAPRVVGRLGARPTLVLSLLGQGVFIGALLGLGEDSGVLLATVAVSLASAFHLGAVIAYGLTVTSGVPDEEQGLATGLVTTSQQVGVTIGIPLLGVLSTTQGSMLDGVRLVVAAAAVVLVATGLVVAAGLRRTA; encoded by the coding sequence ATGGCGATCGAATCCCCGACCCCCGTGTCCGTCGGCCCTGCCGACCCCCTCGTACCGGCACCTCCCCGGCTCTCCGGCAGGGCCCGGCTGGTGCTGTTCGTGCTGTGCGCCGCCCAGTTCATGGTGGCGCTCGACTTCTCCGTGCTGAACGTGGCGCTGCCGGTCCTCGGTGAGGACCTGGGGCTGAGCCGCTCCGGACTGCAGTGGGCGGTGACCGCCTTCGCCCTGCCGTCGGGCGGTTTCCTGCTGCTCTTCGGCCGGATCGCCGATCTCTTCGGCAGGCGGAGGCTGTTCCTCGCCGGTCTCGCCGTCTTCGGGTTGTCCTCGCTGCTGGCGACGCTGGCCTGGGACCCGGTGCCCTTCCTGGCCGGGCGGGCTCTCCAGGGGCTCGGAGCCGCGGTGATCGTGCCGGCCGGGATGTCCCTGCTGACCACGACCTTCCCGGAGGGGCCGCTGCGGGACCGTGCGCTGGGCATCAACGGAACGGTGCTCGCGCTGGGCTTCACGGTCGGGATGGTCGCGGGCGGTGTGCTCACCGACACCCTGGGCTGGCGCTCCACGATGGCGCTGCTGACAGGTGCCGCGCTGATCGTGTTCGTCCTCGCGCCGAAGGTGCTCACGGAGTCGCGCCCGCCTGGCCGGCCGAAGCTCGACGTGCCCGGCGCCGTCACCGTCACCGGTGGTCTGCTCGCGTTGATCCACTCGCTCTCGACGGCGGCCGTGCGCGGCTTCGGGGGCGCGGACGTGCGGATCACCCTGGTGCTGGGGGTGGCCCTGCTGGCCGCGTTCGTGGTCGTCGAGTCCCGCGCCGCGGCACCGCTGGTCTCCCTGCCGATGCTGCGGCGCCGGACGGTCGCCTTCGGGAACCTGGGAGGTCTGGTCACCTTCTCGATGATGAGCACCGTCGTCTTCGTCCTGACCCTCTACCTCCAGGACCTGCTGGGGCTGTCGGCCCTCGGGACGGGTCTCGTCTTCGGTGTCCAGGGCCTGGCCTCGGCCGTCGCCGGGGTCTACGCCCCCAGGGTCGTAGGCCGCTTGGGAGCGCGGCCGACCCTGGTGCTCTCGCTGCTCGGCCAGGGTGTGTTCATCGGGGCGCTGCTCGGCCTGGGCGAGGACTCGGGCGTCCTGCTGGCCACGGTGGCCGTCTCGCTGGCGAGCGCCTTCCATCTGGGCGCCGTCATCGCCTACGGGCTGACGGTGACCTCCGGTGTGCCGGACGAGGAGCAGGGCCTGGCGACGGGCCTCGTCACGACCTCGCAGCAGGTGGGCGTCACGATCGGCATCCCGCTGCTGGGGGTGCTGTCGACCACGCAGGGCTCGATGCTCGACGGCGTACGGCTGGTGGTGGCTGCCGCGGCGGTGGTCCTGGTCGCGACGGGCCTCGTGGTGGCGGCAGGGCTTCGCCGGACCGCCTGA
- a CDS encoding protealysin inhibitor emfourin — protein MRIQVSRTGGFAGIARHGEIDTSGRPDASEWEALAEAVLAAGRGGPPAGVPDGFRYRITVGDRTVDCADPRLTEEQRTLISRVLKEGA, from the coding sequence ATGCGTATTCAGGTGAGCCGGACCGGCGGGTTCGCCGGCATCGCACGCCACGGCGAGATCGACACCTCGGGACGGCCCGACGCCTCGGAATGGGAGGCTCTGGCAGAGGCGGTGCTCGCCGCCGGGCGGGGCGGCCCTCCCGCGGGAGTTCCGGACGGTTTCCGCTACCGGATCACGGTGGGCGACCGGACGGTCGACTGCGCGGACCCCCGGCTCACCGAGGAGCAGCGGACCCTGATCTCCCGGGTCCTGAAGGAGGGCGCGTAG
- a CDS encoding helix-turn-helix transcriptional regulator, translating into MASPARNSRAVRSTTPRTGTGTDDKAHRLGELREFLMSRRARVTPAEAGLPDGGARRRTPGLRREEVAVLAGVGVSWYQWLEQGRDITVSPQVLDSVARVLRLSSAERRHLYVLAGLNPPALEVDPAHQDMCEGLNRLIDAWMPFPAHIMDRYWNIVLYNDAAAAVLGMRPGIVQNCMIAFFTDPVYRARSTHWETIANQVVAQYRAACSESPEDDGFRAVVAEAGELSPEFAALWDRRDVTPGGQIRKELQHPLVGTLSVESTQLRVPARPDLVIVLHTPLPDTGTEAKLQWLASPEGRRGSMYPVPG; encoded by the coding sequence GTGGCTTCACCGGCCCGGAACAGCCGCGCGGTCCGGAGCACCACGCCCCGGACCGGCACCGGCACCGACGACAAGGCCCACCGCCTCGGCGAACTCCGCGAGTTCCTGATGAGCCGCAGGGCCAGGGTCACCCCGGCCGAGGCCGGCCTCCCGGACGGCGGTGCTCGCCGGCGCACCCCTGGGCTGCGCCGGGAGGAGGTCGCGGTCCTCGCGGGGGTCGGCGTCTCCTGGTACCAGTGGCTGGAACAGGGCCGCGACATCACCGTGTCGCCCCAGGTGCTGGACTCCGTCGCCCGGGTGCTGCGCCTCAGCAGTGCGGAGCGCCGCCATCTCTACGTGCTGGCCGGGCTCAACCCGCCCGCCCTGGAGGTGGACCCGGCCCACCAGGACATGTGTGAGGGCCTGAACCGGCTCATCGACGCCTGGATGCCCTTCCCGGCGCACATCATGGACCGCTACTGGAACATCGTGCTCTACAACGACGCGGCGGCGGCGGTGCTCGGGATGCGCCCCGGCATCGTGCAGAACTGCATGATCGCCTTCTTCACCGACCCGGTGTACCGGGCCAGGTCGACGCATTGGGAGACCATCGCCAACCAGGTCGTCGCGCAGTACCGGGCGGCCTGCTCGGAATCACCCGAGGACGACGGGTTCCGGGCCGTCGTCGCCGAGGCCGGAGAACTCAGCCCCGAGTTCGCCGCCCTCTGGGACCGGCGCGATGTCACCCCGGGCGGCCAGATCCGCAAGGAGCTCCAGCACCCGCTGGTCGGCACCCTCTCCGTGGAATCCACCCAGCTGCGCGTGCCGGCCCGCCCCGACCTGGTGATCGTGCTGCACACACCGCTCCCTGACACGGGCACGGAGGCCAAGCTCCAGTGGCTGGCCTCTCCCGAGGGCCGGCGCGGCTCGATGTACCCCGTGCCGGGGTGA
- a CDS encoding hemolysin family protein — protein MSVPLISGAVLLIVVGWLAACAEAGIARTSSFRAAEAVRAGRRGSAKLEQVAADPTRYLNVALLVRVACEMSAGVLVTYACLQEFTETWQALALAMGVMVLVSYVAIGVSPRTIGRQHPLNTATAAAYVLLPLARIMGPVPQLLILLGNALTPGKGFRKGPFASEAELRAMVDLAEQESLIEDDERRMVHSVFELGDTLVREVMVPRTDLVCIERYKTVRQALTLALRSGFSRIPVTGENEDDIVGIVYLKDLVRKTHINREAEADLVSTAMRPAAFVPDTKNAGDLLREMQQERSHVAVVIDEYGGTAGIVTIEDILEEIVGEITDEYDRELPPVQELENGCFRVTARLDIGDLGELFGLDAYDDEDVETVGGLLAKALGRVPISGASSIVDLPDGRKLRLTAESPAGRRNKIVTVLVEPDGAESV, from the coding sequence GTGAGCGTCCCCCTCATCTCCGGTGCGGTCCTGCTGATCGTCGTCGGCTGGCTCGCGGCCTGTGCCGAGGCGGGCATCGCGCGTACGTCCAGCTTCCGTGCGGCCGAGGCCGTACGGGCGGGGCGCCGGGGCAGCGCCAAGCTGGAGCAGGTCGCCGCCGACCCCACCCGTTATCTCAACGTCGCGCTCCTCGTGAGGGTGGCCTGCGAGATGTCGGCCGGCGTCCTCGTCACCTACGCCTGCCTCCAGGAGTTCACCGAGACCTGGCAGGCGCTGGCCCTGGCCATGGGCGTCATGGTCCTGGTCAGCTACGTCGCCATCGGGGTCTCGCCCCGCACCATCGGCCGCCAGCACCCGCTGAACACCGCCACGGCCGCGGCGTACGTGCTGCTGCCGCTGGCCAGGATCATGGGGCCGGTCCCGCAGCTCCTGATCCTCCTCGGCAACGCGCTGACCCCGGGCAAGGGCTTCCGCAAGGGCCCCTTCGCCAGCGAGGCCGAGCTGCGCGCGATGGTCGACCTCGCCGAGCAGGAGTCGCTCATCGAGGACGACGAACGCCGCATGGTGCACTCCGTCTTCGAGCTCGGCGACACGCTCGTGCGCGAGGTCATGGTGCCCCGCACCGACCTGGTCTGCATCGAGCGGTACAAGACGGTACGTCAGGCACTGACCCTCGCGCTCCGCTCCGGCTTCTCCCGGATCCCGGTCACCGGGGAGAACGAGGACGACATCGTCGGGATCGTCTACCTCAAGGACCTGGTCCGCAAGACGCACATCAACCGGGAGGCCGAGGCGGACCTGGTCTCCACGGCGATGCGCCCCGCCGCGTTCGTCCCCGACACGAAGAACGCCGGTGACCTGCTGCGCGAGATGCAGCAGGAGCGCAGCCACGTCGCCGTCGTCATCGACGAGTACGGCGGCACGGCCGGCATCGTCACCATCGAGGACATCCTCGAGGAGATCGTCGGCGAGATCACCGACGAGTACGACCGCGAACTCCCGCCGGTCCAGGAGCTGGAGAACGGCTGCTTCCGGGTGACCGCCCGGCTCGACATCGGTGACCTCGGGGAGCTCTTCGGCCTCGACGCGTACGACGACGAGGACGTGGAGACGGTCGGCGGACTGCTGGCGAAGGCGCTCGGGCGGGTCCCGATCTCCGGGGCCTCCTCGATCGTGGACCTCCCCGACGGGCGCAAGCTCCGCCTCACCGCGGAGTCCCCGGCGGGCCGCAGGAACAAGATCGTCACGGTGCTGGTGGAACCGGATGGAGCGGAATCCGTATGA